The following are encoded in a window of Syngnathoides biaculeatus isolate LvHL_M chromosome 3, ASM1980259v1, whole genome shotgun sequence genomic DNA:
- the LOC133498051 gene encoding b(0,+)-type amino acid transporter 1-like isoform X4, which translates to MVMGNMIGSGIFISPKMVLLHSGAVGPSLLIWAACGVLSILGALCYAELGTMIPKSGSDYSYLMEGFGSPVAYLYSWTTVMVSLPSSFSILVLSFAEYASAPFFSECNIPVMVTKSLAAAAIVFIVTINCLSVKLASYVQNVFTAAKLLIIIVIVGAGIVFLAQGKTENLYNVFDGKSVSAGGIGLAFYSGLWAYDGWCQLNFITEELKNPSRNLPLAIIIAIPLVAVCYVMINISYFTVLTSNELLRSPAVAVAFGDKVFHSVSWIVPIFVLFSTFGSANVSCFTAGRLAYVSSREGHMVEILSYISVRRLTPTPALIFNGFLAILYIIPGDINTLVNYLSFAQWLFCGLTTLSLIVMRFTRKELKRPFKVPIVIPVLLLLICCYLVLAPIIDNPDIKFLYWAIYILSGLLLYYPFVHLKVKWARRLMRPITTLLQILLEVVPPEKCG; encoded by the exons GAGCACTGTGCTACGCCGAGCTCGGCACCATGATCCCCAAATCTGGAAGCGACTATTCTTATCTGATGGAAGGTTTTGGCTCCCCGGTGGCCTACCTTTATTCGTGGACCACAGTGATGGTGTCCTTGCCCTCATCGTTTTCCATTCTCGTGCTGAGCTTTGCCGAGTACGCCTCAGCTCCTTTCTTCTCTGAATGCAACATTCCCGTGATGGTCACAAAATCTCTGGCGGCTGCAGCCATAG ttttcattgtcaCCATCAACTGCCTCAGTGTGAAACTAGCAAGTTACGTACAAAATGTCTTCACTGCGGCCAAACTTTTAATCATCATCGTCATAGTGGGAGCAGGCATTGTTTTCTTGGCACAAG GAAAAACAGAGAACCTTTACAATGTCTTTGATGGCAAGTCAGTGTCTGCTGGAGGAATTGGACTTGCCTTCTATAGTGGACTCTGGGCCTATGATGGATG GTGTCAACTGAATTTTATCACGGAGGAGCTGAAAAACCCTTCCAG GAACTTGCCATTAGCTATCATCATTGCGATCCCCTTGGTGGCTGTATGCTACGTGATGATCAACATATCTTATTTCACCGTCTTGACCAGTAATGAACTACTGCGGTCCCCAGCGGTAGCTGTG GCTTTCGGAGACAAAGTCTTTCACTCAGTGTCTTGGATCGTTCCGATTTTTGTCCTCTTTTCCACATTTGGCTCGGCCAATGTCTCCTGCTTCACGGCAGGCAG GTTGGCCTATGTTAGTAGCAGAGAAGGTCACATGGTGGAAATCTTATCTTATATTAGTGTGAGGCGCTTAACCCCAACTCCAGCTCTTATATTCAAC GGTTTTCTTGCTATTTTATACATAATCCCAGGAGACATCAACACCCTCGTCAACTATTTAAGCTTTGCTCAGTGGTTATTCTGCGGCTTGACCACATTGTCTCTTATTGTCATGCGTTTCACTAGGAAAGAGCTGAAAAGACCATTCAAG GTCCCCATCGTAATTCCTGTCCTATTGCTGCTGATTTGTTGCTATCTGGTCCTGGCCCCCATCATTGACAATCCTGACATTAAGTTCCTCTACTGGGCTATTTACATACTCAGCGGGCTCCTCCTGTACTACCCCTTTGTCCACCTGAAGGTCAAGTGGGCACGCAGACTCATGA GGCCAATCACCACCCTTCTGCAGATCCTGTTGGAAGTTGTTCCCCCTGAGAAATGTGGATGA
- the LOC133498051 gene encoding b(0,+)-type amino acid transporter 1-like isoform X6 translates to MIPKSGSDYSYLMEGFGSPVAYLYSWTTVMVSLPSSFSILVLSFAEYASAPFFSECNIPVMVTKSLAAAAIVFIVTINCLSVKLASYVQNVFTAAKLLIIIVIVGAGIVFLAQGKTENLYNVFDGKSVSAGGIGLAFYSGLWAYDGWCQLNFITEELKNPSRNLPLAIIIAIPLVAVCYVMINISYFTVLTSNELLRSPAVAVAFGDKVFHSVSWIVPIFVLFSTFGSANVSCFTAGRLAYVSSREGHMVEILSYISVRRLTPTPALIFNGFLAILYIIPGDINTLVNYLSFAQWLFCGLTTLSLIVMRFTRKELKRPFKVPIVIPVLLLLICCYLVLAPIIDNPDIKFLYWAIYILSGLLLYYPFVHLKVKWARRLMRPITTLLQILLEVVPPEKCG, encoded by the exons ATGATCCCCAAATCTGGAAGCGACTATTCTTATCTGATGGAAGGTTTTGGCTCCCCGGTGGCCTACCTTTATTCGTGGACCACAGTGATGGTGTCCTTGCCCTCATCGTTTTCCATTCTCGTGCTGAGCTTTGCCGAGTACGCCTCAGCTCCTTTCTTCTCTGAATGCAACATTCCCGTGATGGTCACAAAATCTCTGGCGGCTGCAGCCATAG ttttcattgtcaCCATCAACTGCCTCAGTGTGAAACTAGCAAGTTACGTACAAAATGTCTTCACTGCGGCCAAACTTTTAATCATCATCGTCATAGTGGGAGCAGGCATTGTTTTCTTGGCACAAG GAAAAACAGAGAACCTTTACAATGTCTTTGATGGCAAGTCAGTGTCTGCTGGAGGAATTGGACTTGCCTTCTATAGTGGACTCTGGGCCTATGATGGATG GTGTCAACTGAATTTTATCACGGAGGAGCTGAAAAACCCTTCCAG GAACTTGCCATTAGCTATCATCATTGCGATCCCCTTGGTGGCTGTATGCTACGTGATGATCAACATATCTTATTTCACCGTCTTGACCAGTAATGAACTACTGCGGTCCCCAGCGGTAGCTGTG GCTTTCGGAGACAAAGTCTTTCACTCAGTGTCTTGGATCGTTCCGATTTTTGTCCTCTTTTCCACATTTGGCTCGGCCAATGTCTCCTGCTTCACGGCAGGCAG GTTGGCCTATGTTAGTAGCAGAGAAGGTCACATGGTGGAAATCTTATCTTATATTAGTGTGAGGCGCTTAACCCCAACTCCAGCTCTTATATTCAAC GGTTTTCTTGCTATTTTATACATAATCCCAGGAGACATCAACACCCTCGTCAACTATTTAAGCTTTGCTCAGTGGTTATTCTGCGGCTTGACCACATTGTCTCTTATTGTCATGCGTTTCACTAGGAAAGAGCTGAAAAGACCATTCAAG GTCCCCATCGTAATTCCTGTCCTATTGCTGCTGATTTGTTGCTATCTGGTCCTGGCCCCCATCATTGACAATCCTGACATTAAGTTCCTCTACTGGGCTATTTACATACTCAGCGGGCTCCTCCTGTACTACCCCTTTGTCCACCTGAAGGTCAAGTGGGCACGCAGACTCATGA GGCCAATCACCACCCTTCTGCAGATCCTGTTGGAAGTTGTTCCCCCTGAGAAATGTGGATGA